The Anomalospiza imberbis isolate Cuckoo-Finch-1a 21T00152 chromosome Z, ASM3175350v1, whole genome shotgun sequence genomic interval AAAGCTAAGGTAGGTTACTTCTGCAGACAAGCAGCACCGTCAAAGACACTGCAGCACCCACTATGGGCACACACAGCAGTGACCTTAAATGAAATCAGTCCTGTCTGCTAACTAATGCTACAGCTAGCTTGTCTGCTCAAGGTATGCCAAAACTTGCATTTCTGTAATCCAGTTTCTTATTCACATTTGCCCCTAAACTTGACAATTTAAAGATACTTGTTAAGTCATAGCTCagctaagagaaaaaaaaaaatctacctcCAGAGCCACCAagaggttaatttttttaatttaacatgCAAATTTAGAAAAGCAACCTGCACTAGAATACAAGTAGTAAATATAATTACTCTAACAAGTGTCACTTGGGCAAATTTTAACACAAATCAGGAGGAAAGAAATACACTGGAAGTATTAAATATCATACTTCAAGAAATAAGAGGATCAAGTGTCAAAGGACAGTTGCAACACAAAATGTACAAGTATTTCATTTTAGAAGAGGATTCCTTGCACAAGGAAGGCCATTTTTGCCCATTTAATCCTTCTTTGTTCGTTTGGCCTTTGCAATGTTCTCCTGGCgtttctgtttcttcttcagCTCTCGTTCCCGGGCCTCAATCATTTTTGCAAGCTTCCATGACAGCGCTGCACTAATTACAAACAGCGGTGTGAGAGCCAGGATCACGGTCGTGAGAAAGCCATAGGGGTCCTTGGCAGCCCACTCCACGATGTACTCGGCCCAAGCCTTAATATCAAGcatcttttctgttttcctattGAGAAAACCCTgtagaatataaaaaaaaaaaaaaaaattctgagtaCTCAGCAAAATGAAAGCACACATACACAAGAACAAAACACAAGAAATTCCACCTTCACATGGGGAAGAATAACTTTACAGTGAGGGTGGCTCAGCACTGGGAAAGCTACCCAGAGAAGTCATGGAGATATGCAAAGCTCACATTGACAGGTTCCAGTGACACCTGTtctaggtgaccctgccttggcagtggggttggaccggatgatctccagaggtcccttccaaccctacCAATTCTGTCATAGCAAGTACCATTTTAATATAAGTTGTCCTTGTTCACGATCAAAGGGCAAGATCATTTTTGCTAGAAGTTAAAAGCAGTGCATAGTATGTGAAAGTGTAATACGAAGCATTGAGCCTAAGTTAAAGTTCAGCGTTTATAAAATAATTAGGCGTTTAATCCAACAAAGCTGCAAATGCTACCAAGATTGTATTgctaaatgggaaaaaaagtgcCGTGGTTCTCTGGAAGTGAAGGAAAGGCCAGCCTGGTTGGTTTATCTTTCTGTAGGTTTCGCCAGGCAGGCGGGGGAGCCCCGGCGGTGCTTTGGGTACTGAACTGGCGGCAGTGGGGCAGCCAACACCTCCGCAGCGGTGCCGGCCCCGGCGCGCCTCCCTCCGAGCCTCCCGCCCCCGCCTCGGCCGGCACCGCCTCACCTGCGGCCCCGGGCACCCTCCGGGCCTGCCGAGCGGCGGAAGGGCGAGCCGAGCTCCCTGCGGAGAGAACACACGGGCGGGCCGTGAGAGGACGGCGATGTCGCCCCGCCgccggcgccccccgcccgaGCCGCGCTCCcgggccgccccccgcccgccgctgcCCCGCGGTACCACGGCCCTGGAAGGCTCCGGGATTCCGAGCGGAAACAGGAAGGAGGCGCCTGCCCcgcccagcccagccgggcGGGAGCGGCGAGCAGAGCCCGCCCGCCGCGGGGCCGGAGCGGCCCTGCCGCGCCCCTGCCGCGCCGCCTCTGCCCGGGCCCCGCCCGCagccggcgcggggcgggcgctgcTGCCTGCCGGGAGCCGCGCGGGGGGGAGGAAAAGCTGCAGGCCGGGAGGAAGGAGTTTCCGAGGTACCCGGATGGGTCCTTCACGATGCGCTATAGCCTCTGGAAACTGGCATGCGGCTCgcagcagagctgggacccccTCGGTGTCTCCGTGCGCTCGCCCGTGTTGGGGTCGCTCGGCGCGAACAGCGATCGGGAGCAGACCGCGGGTACCTTGCAAGTACCTCGGCAAGTTGCCACCTGTATGTCCTGGTCCTTTTGGGACTGCTGACCCGCTCCGGTGGGCGCACCGTGGCTCTTTTCGGGGCCACATGGCCGCGCAGGAGCGCTGGCTGTTGCACTGCTCCCCACTGGACTGACCTCAGCAAAAATACTCAGTTGATCGCCGTTTATTCTGAGCCTTTCATGTGCTCATactgaaaaatcaattaaaaaaaaaattcctgttttGCCTTTGTATGTTGTACCAAGCTTTCTCTGTTTGCACAGACACGCGCATGTGAATAAAAACTTCATGATGTTTCCAATGCGAAGATGAGTGTAGATTAGGTTATTAGGTTAATAGATGAGAGGATCTTGCAATCACTCAAGCAGTATTAAGCAATTCAGAATCAATCCTCTGTACTATACCAGCAAATGCCACCGCAGCAATCTGCTTTCATATATCTTTTCTTTATGtgaatatttatattatttcaaGGGCAGAAAACAGGCAAATAACTTTTTGCTAAACAGTTATTGACAAGACACCTGACTAATCTAGATTGCTTTAGTTTCAGTATGTCGAATGCAAGGATAGGatagttcttttgaaaggtACCTAAAACTATTAGCTGGTACAACTGCCTGGCTGCTTCAGGGCCAAGCAAAAGGTACAGCATGTTGTTAAAAATTGCGCCGTGAGGAACAGCGCTGGCAGCTGGCCACCAGCCAGATGCAGCCCCAGTCACTGCACCCTGCTGAGGTCTGCACTTCAGCCAGGTCTTCACCCAGCACACTGGGTGAACCCACTGTTGGACAACATGTTCAGAAGGATGCTGTGAGGGATAGCAACAGAAGGTTTAATCCAAATTTAAGAATTCTTAATCTTTCCTAAATCCAGGAAAACTACATCTATGTCCTTCCCTTCAACCACTAGGCAGGTAACCTTGTCAAAcaggatttttcttctgtgaaacTTTGTTGATTCTGcttgatgattgcattattctTCAAGTGCCTTTCAACTGCAGCCAGTATGATCTTCTCCGTATTTTTTCCAGGTGCTGAGATTGTACCAAGAGGTCTTCCTAGATCTTCCCTCATTTCCTTTTTGTAAGTTGAAATAATGATGGCTAGCTTTCAGTCCAGGACCCCCAAAGACTCCAAGATCTTTGGGAGCTATCTGTACATGTATCTCTGTACTTGCGTTACTCAGCCATTTATGTGAGCATTAAAACTCTTAGAGAAGTTATGGGTTCCTCTTTGGTCTGTAGTTTGTAAATCTTGGCAGAGTATAACAATATCAATTTATTGGATCCTAGGTACTGTTTCTGAGATGTTGTATCTAATGGTATCACGATAAGAAGGTTTTGCATGCTGTATAGCTAAGTTAAAAGTAGGTGGGTATTATGTAAATGTATCCTATTTCTGGTAAAATTGTATATTTGGCTAGAGGGGACACAGTTACATTTCTGATGCTTGAATGTCAAATTCAGATACATCTTCCAAAATAAGCACTGACTTAGTCAGCAGCTATATACAAGCTTTTAAATATAACCattgcaaaattaatttcttgttcCTATATTTCACATAATAGAAATTGTCTGATCTGtctgccttttaattttttctctgccttattgttttaaaaaggaaaaatacctgATTCATTGTggcagggaagaaagaaaaagaagggattTTTAATTCACTTTTCCTAGAATACAGATCTTACATAATTACTTTTTCTGCTGTCCTCCTCCTAACAGTTTGTGAAGCTATTTACTGGTTATATTGGCAAAGTAGTAGAAGTCTTGTAAGTAATGATTTTGCTCCTTTTAAG includes:
- the SMIM15 gene encoding small integral membrane protein 15, with translation MLDIKAWAEYIVEWAAKDPYGFLTTVILALTPLFVISAALSWKLAKMIEARERELKKKQKRQENIAKAKRTKKD